In Streptacidiphilus sp. P02-A3a, the DNA window TGCCCAACGGCGGCTGGGCGCGCCCGGGCCGACGCTGTACACCACCACCTGGTACAGCGGCGGACGCGATGAACCGGCAGACCCACAACGTGATCAGCAGCCTCCAGGGCTGGCACACGCTGGAGATGACCGTGGAGAACGGCACGGTGACCTACTACGTCGACGGCCAGCAGTACTTCAGCACCACCGGGATCTACTACCCGCCGAGCCGATGACCATCGACTTCAACGAGTGGTCATCGACCTGGCCGGCGCCAGCGGTTCACGGACCTGGGACGAGAAGGTCAACTGGGTCTACTTCAACAACTCCGGCGCGCTGAGCCCGGGCCAGGTCTCCACGGCGGTCACGGCTACTACAGCGCCGGTACCCACTTCACCGACACCGTCCCCAACTCCTGACGCGCCCCTGACCGGACCCCTGAGCGGACCCCTGGTGGGACGGGCCCCGCGCCCCGGTCCGCCCCGGGCCCGGTCCGCCCGCGCCCGCGCCCGGTTCGCCCGGGCGCGGGCGGGGGTTCAGCCGCCCGCGGGCAGCGTGGGGGCGGGTGTCTGCGGGGCGTCGGCGGGGAACTGGGCCCAGTCCCTGACCGGCAGCCGGGCGCCGGTGGTCGCGTCGACCACGCGGCGGCCGCCCAGCGGGGCGCGCAGCGCCAGGGTGAAGTCGTAGGCCCGGCACGAGGCCGCGCCGGGAGCGAAGGCGTAGGCGGCGGCCGCCAGGGTGACCTGGTGCGCCGACTGGTCCAGCCGGAACTCGGCGCCGCAGGAAAGGACGTGCAGGGTGCGGTCCCGGGCGCGGTAGTAGACGGCGCCGCCGGGTACCGGCACCCGCCGGTACCGCCCGGGGCCCGGGGCGGTACCGGCGGGCGCCGAGCACCCGGCCGGTGCGGCGCAGCCGACCAGGACGGCCAGGAGCGCGGCGGCAACGCGTGGTGTGCCCATGCCCACTTCGACGCGGCGGCGCCGTTCCGGTTCCCCGTACAGCGGTTTCCAGCCGTCGCCGGATCGCCGGCGAGCACCGGATCACCGACCGCGCCCCGCCCCGCCGCGCCTGGCTCGGGCCGCTCTGGTGCGCTCTGGTGCGGTTCGCGCGGCCCGGGGCGGTCACATCGGTTCGATGCGGGCGCCGGTGCGGGCCGCGCGCTGCTCGCCCCAGGTGTAGAGCGCCTCCAGTACCGGGACCAGGCTGAGCCCCTCCTGGGTCAGCCGGTACTCCACGCGCGGCGGCGTCCCCTGGTCGGACCGCCTCGCGATCAGCCCCGTGGCCTCCAGCGCGCGGAGCCGCTGGACCAGGACCTTCTCGCTGACGTCGGGCATCTTGCGCCGCAGCGCGCCGTAGCGGTGCACGCCCTCCTTGAGGTGCGCCAGCACGATCGTGGCCCACTTGCCGCCGATCACCTCCAGCGTCAACTCGACCGGACAGCGGAAGATCTGATCATCCGTGAGCATCGTTGTCCTGTTCCGGGTGCTTACCACTGGGTCAGTCCTTGCCGGGAGCGCGAGGCTGCGCTTGAGTCCTTCCATGATTGTCGAGTACATCCGCTACCGGATCGCCGAACCCCGGCACACGGCGTTCCAGGAGGCGTACCAGCGGGCCGCCGGGGCGCTCGGGCGGGCCGAGCAGTGCGTGGACTTCGAACTCGCCCGCTGCACCGAGGACCCGGACGCCTACATCCTGCGTATCGGCTGGACCTCCACCAAGGACCACCTGGAGGGGTTCCGCAAGGGCGAGCACTTCGCCGCCTTCCTCGCCGAGGTCGAGCCCTACCTCGAAGCCGTCCGCGAGATGCGCCACTACGAGGTGACCGCGGTCGCGGGCCGGGGCGGATCGACACCGACGCTGTACGAGTGGGCCGGCGGGGCGCCGGCGTTCGACCTGCTGTTCCGCCGCTTCTACGAGCACGTCGAGCAGGACGAGCTCCTGGCGCCGGTCTTCGCCGGAAAGGACCCGCGGCACGCCGAGCACGTCGCGGCCTGGCTCGGCGAGGTCTTCGGCGGCCCGGCCCGCTACAGCGCCGAGCACGGCGGCCACCGGCACATGGCCTCCCGGCACCTGGGCCTGGCGCTGAGCGAGCGCCAGCGCCGCCGCTGGGTCTCGCTGCT includes these proteins:
- a CDS encoding helix-turn-helix domain-containing protein gives rise to the protein MLTDDQIFRCPVELTLEVIGGKWATIVLAHLKEGVHRYGALRRKMPDVSEKVLVQRLRALEATGLIARRSDQGTPPRVEYRLTQEGLSLVPVLEALYTWGEQRAARTGARIEPM
- a CDS encoding group II truncated hemoglobin, yielding MIVEYIRYRIAEPRHTAFQEAYQRAAGALGRAEQCVDFELARCTEDPDAYILRIGWTSTKDHLEGFRKGEHFAAFLAEVEPYLEAVREMRHYEVTAVAGRGGSTPTLYEWAGGAPAFDLLFRRFYEHVEQDELLAPVFAGKDPRHAEHVAAWLGEVFGGPARYSAEHGGHRHMASRHLGLALSERQRRRWVSLLADTADEVGLPGDPEFRAVFAYYLEWGTRMALVYSGPQPPPPAQAPMPRWDWGITPPYRG